The following proteins come from a genomic window of Clupea harengus chromosome 22, Ch_v2.0.2, whole genome shotgun sequence:
- the LOC105893824 gene encoding uncharacterized protein At2g34460, chloroplastic-like: MKIVILGGTGQTGQHLVNQALHQGHSVTAVVRNPGKMTVTHENLKVVEGSIFSEESLKAHFQGHDAVVSCLGFPTSFFSGVTGYTQSMQATLNAMRETKINRVVTMTSWYTAPGSSNTGPFFIRNVLIPMIQSVLTNMYEMESILKKSEDINWTVVRPPGLKNAPETDKEIVAHEGYFVPDANGLPTSQSVARGDVARFMLSLLGTSTWLKKAVAITTI, encoded by the exons ATGAAGATTGTCATATTGGGTGGCACTGGTCAGACGGGGCAGCACCTAGTAAACCAGGCACTGCATCAAGGACACAGCGTCACAGCTGTGGTGAGGAACCCGGGCAAAATGACAGTCACCCATGAGAATCTGAAG GTTGTGGAAGGAAGTATCTTCTCAGAGGAAAGCCTAAAAGCACACTTCCAAGGCCATGATGCAGTGGTCTCCTGTCTCGGTTTCCCCACATCATTCTTCTCTGGAGTCACAGGCTACACCCAGTCAATGCAGGCCACCCTTAACGCCATGAGAGAGACCAAAATCAATCGTGTTGTCACCATGACTTCCTGGTATACTGCCC CTGGATCTTCTAACACGGGTCCATTTTTCATCCGCAACGTGCTGATTCCAATGATCCAGAGCGTGCTCACCAACATGTATGAGATGGAGAGCATTCTGAAGAAGAGTGAGGACATCAACTGGACAGTTGTGCGACCTCCTGGGCTCAAGAATGCACCTGAAACAG ACAAAGAGATTGTGGCCCATGAAGGGTACTTTGTCCCTGATGCCAATGGACTCCCCACTTCACAGTCTGTTGCCAGGGGTGACGTCGCTCGCTTCATGCTCTCTCTGCTGGGCACCAGTACTTGGCTGAAGAAGGCTGTCGCAATCACCACCATATGA